One Lysinibacillus sp. OF-1 DNA segment encodes these proteins:
- a CDS encoding acetyl-CoA carboxylase biotin carboxyl carrier protein subunit, with product MATVKASMAGTVWKIVVTEGEKVTAGQDVAILESMKMEIPIAAEEDGVVTKIIANEGDFINVDDDILEIE from the coding sequence ATGGCAACAGTAAAAGCAAGTATGGCAGGTACAGTGTGGAAAATCGTCGTAACAGAAGGAGAGAAAGTGACGGCAGGCCAAGATGTAGCTATTTTAGAATCGATGAAAATGGAAATTCCGATTGCAGCAGAAGAGGATGGCGTGGTAACGAAGATCATTGCCAATGAGGGAGACTTCATTAACGTTGATGATGATATTTTAGAAATTGAATAA